One genomic region from Nostoc sp. C052 encodes:
- a CDS encoding DUF4142 domain-containing protein, protein MSKFKIYSTGIVAIALSLATGCTPTTPHDQTTSQAPSAVPVQATESPSPTTSGQNNLSSLDKKFITDAAQDGLAEVQLGQLASQRGTSDVVKQFGQRMVQDHTQVNNQLKQLATQKSVTLPTTIGRTNQQALRRLSALSGAKFNRLYINEMLQGHEKDVFAFQNETQKGQDPDVKAFAAQALPTLQEHLQQVRAIANPGSSTSTPTPTSTPTPTSTPTPTSTP, encoded by the coding sequence ATGTCCAAGTTCAAAATATATTCTACTGGGATAGTAGCGATCGCCTTATCTCTGGCAACTGGTTGCACACCAACTACTCCCCATGACCAAACTACATCACAAGCTCCATCTGCTGTGCCTGTACAAGCAACTGAGAGTCCATCCCCAACTACATCAGGGCAAAATAACCTCAGTTCTTTAGACAAAAAGTTCATAACTGATGCCGCTCAAGATGGTTTAGCAGAAGTCCAACTAGGACAACTGGCGTCACAACGTGGAACCAGTGATGTGGTAAAACAGTTTGGACAGCGTATGGTTCAAGATCATACCCAGGTAAATAATCAACTCAAACAGTTAGCGACTCAAAAAAGTGTCACGCTACCAACTACTATCGGTAGGACAAATCAGCAAGCCTTGCGACGCTTATCTGCACTTTCTGGTGCTAAATTTAATCGTCTATATATAAATGAAATGCTTCAAGGTCATGAAAAAGATGTCTTTGCATTTCAGAATGAAACTCAAAAAGGACAAGATCCAGACGTGAAGGCATTTGCGGCTCAAGCGCTACCAACCCTCCAAGAACATCTGCAACAGGTTCGTGCCATTGCTAATCCTGGAAGTTCAACTAGCACCCCAACTCCAACCAGTACCCCAACTCCAACCAGTACCCCAACTCCAACTAGTACTCCATAA
- a CDS encoding NAD-binding protein, which translates to MPMNRDFTPSFALKYLLKDANLIARFAQDLNSPTPAATVVRKTIKTAVNQGWGEENA; encoded by the coding sequence ATGCCAATGAATCGAGACTTTACACCGAGTTTTGCTTTAAAGTATCTGCTGAAAGATGCCAATTTGATCGCTCGATTTGCCCAAGATTTAAATTCTCCCACACCTGCTGCAACAGTTGTCAGAAAAACAATAAAGACAGCAGTTAATCAAGGATGGGGAGAAGAAAATGCATAA